The Streptomyces avermitilis MA-4680 = NBRC 14893 genome contains a region encoding:
- a CDS encoding GntR family transcriptional regulator, translating to MGTTQLESVPEPKYWHLKTVLSEALDSEFSVGEILPNERDLAARFGVARATLRQALEQLELEGRLQRRRGVGTTVAPPRMGVAVGSEQHTWPGAAGDAWQPVDCTVAAPPPAVAGVLETGRNEQVHTVRRSRVTHGHPVAAELLYIPDFSVPDLSAIDAPSGAARARAVLRELQRLELEGQDRAVELGSARAEDAKELDRLPGAPVLVVTTRFFAEGRAAAVSVATYRADTCRLTFGDSGGVEIHHDPERRAS from the coding sequence GTGGGGACCACGCAGCTGGAATCGGTACCGGAGCCTAAGTACTGGCATCTCAAGACCGTGCTCAGTGAGGCACTCGACTCCGAGTTCTCGGTGGGCGAGATCCTGCCGAACGAGCGTGACCTCGCGGCCCGCTTCGGCGTCGCCCGCGCCACGCTCCGCCAGGCTCTGGAACAGCTCGAACTGGAAGGCCGGCTCCAGCGCCGCCGGGGTGTGGGCACCACGGTCGCCCCGCCCCGCATGGGGGTGGCCGTCGGGTCCGAGCAGCACACCTGGCCGGGCGCGGCCGGTGACGCCTGGCAGCCCGTGGACTGCACGGTGGCGGCCCCGCCCCCCGCGGTCGCCGGCGTCCTGGAGACCGGCCGGAACGAGCAGGTGCACACCGTACGCCGCTCCCGCGTCACTCACGGACACCCCGTCGCCGCCGAACTGCTCTACATCCCGGACTTTTCGGTGCCCGACCTGTCGGCCATCGACGCACCCTCCGGCGCCGCACGCGCGCGTGCCGTGCTGCGCGAGTTGCAGCGCCTGGAGCTGGAGGGCCAGGACCGGGCCGTGGAGCTGGGCTCGGCCCGCGCCGAGGACGCCAAGGAACTCGACCGGCTGCCCGGCGCGCCCGTCCTCGTCGTCACGACCCGCTTCTTCGCCGAGGGCCGTGCGGCGGCGGTCTCCGTCGCCACGTATCGCGCTGACACATGCCGACTGACCTTCGGTGACTCGGGGGGCGTGGAGATACACCACGACCCGGAGCGCCGGGCTTCCTGA
- a CDS encoding ROK family transcriptional regulator, protein MGRLTGGDPSLLRRINSAVVLHALRAADCATLTEVTRVTGLSRPTVEGVVEGLIEAGLVVEKAAEEGAARRQGRPARRFRFRAEAGHLLGLEIGPHRVAALLADLDGRVLGAMAKDVDETASADERLERLRTAVAELLRRAGVARSSLRAVGVGSPGIIEADGTVRLGTALPEWTGLRLGERLNRSFKCPVLVENDANAAAVAEHWKGAATESDDLVFVLAGLSPGAGALIGGRLHRGYGGAAGEIGALHLLGRGATPETLLSTTDEPLHPLDERAVAEVFAHAREGDQRARAAVDRFIQRLVHDVAALALALDPELVVIGGWAAGLDGVLDPLRRELARYCLRPPKVTLSMLGEAAVATGALRLALDHVEEQLFAVEGTVTARR, encoded by the coding sequence TTGGGGCGGCTGACCGGCGGGGACCCCTCTCTGCTTCGAAGGATCAATTCCGCGGTGGTGCTGCACGCGCTGCGTGCCGCCGACTGCGCGACGCTCACCGAGGTCACCCGGGTGACCGGACTGTCCCGGCCCACCGTCGAGGGTGTCGTGGAGGGGTTGATCGAGGCCGGGCTCGTGGTCGAGAAGGCCGCCGAGGAAGGTGCCGCCCGGCGCCAGGGGCGGCCCGCCCGCCGCTTCCGGTTCCGGGCCGAGGCGGGTCATCTGCTGGGTCTGGAGATCGGCCCGCACCGGGTGGCCGCGCTCCTCGCGGACCTGGACGGCCGGGTCCTGGGCGCCATGGCCAAGGACGTCGACGAGACCGCCTCGGCGGACGAGCGGCTGGAGCGGCTGCGTACGGCGGTCGCCGAGCTGCTGCGCCGGGCAGGCGTCGCCCGCAGCTCCCTGCGCGCCGTCGGGGTCGGCAGCCCGGGCATCATCGAGGCGGACGGCACCGTACGGCTGGGGACGGCGCTGCCGGAGTGGACGGGGCTGCGTCTCGGCGAGCGGCTGAACCGTTCCTTCAAGTGCCCGGTGCTGGTGGAGAACGACGCCAACGCGGCGGCGGTCGCCGAGCACTGGAAGGGCGCGGCGACCGAGTCCGACGACCTCGTGTTCGTGCTGGCCGGGCTGAGCCCGGGGGCCGGCGCACTGATCGGCGGGCGGCTGCACCGGGGCTACGGGGGCGCGGCCGGGGAGATCGGCGCGCTGCATCTGCTGGGCCGCGGGGCGACCCCGGAGACGCTGTTGTCGACCACCGACGAGCCCCTGCATCCGCTCGACGAGCGGGCGGTCGCCGAGGTCTTCGCGCACGCGCGCGAGGGGGATCAGCGGGCCCGTGCGGCCGTCGACCGCTTCATCCAGCGCCTTGTGCACGACGTGGCGGCCCTCGCCCTGGCCCTCGACCCCGAACTGGTCGTGATCGGCGGCTGGGCGGCGGGCCTGGACGGCGTGCTGGACCCGCTGCGGCGCGAGCTGGCCCGCTACTGTCTGCGCCCGCCGAAGGTGACCCTGTCGATGCTGGGCGAGGCGGCGGTGGCGACCGGGGCGCTGCGTCTGGCCCTCGACCACGTGGAGGAGCAGCTGTTCGCGGTGGAGGGCACGGTGACGGCGCGGCGCTGA
- a CDS encoding response regulator transcription factor, whose translation MPVTVLLVDDEPLVRAGLRAVLEAQPDIEVVGEAADGAAVIPLVRQLRPDVVAMDVRMPLMDGIEATRAVLRTVDRPPKILVVTTFENDEYVYEALRAGADGFLLKRARPAEIVHAVRLVAEGESLLFPASVRQLAAEHGDGGGNRAARAVMERAALTDREGEVLRLMARGLSNAEIAGQLVVGTETVKSHVSAVLAKLGARDRTQAVIAAYESGFVAPG comes from the coding sequence GTGCCGGTCACCGTTCTGCTCGTCGACGACGAGCCCCTCGTCCGCGCGGGTCTGCGCGCCGTCCTGGAGGCGCAGCCCGACATCGAGGTCGTCGGCGAGGCGGCGGACGGTGCGGCGGTGATTCCCCTGGTGCGGCAGTTGCGGCCCGACGTCGTCGCCATGGACGTACGCATGCCGTTGATGGACGGGATCGAGGCCACCCGCGCCGTGCTGCGCACCGTCGACCGGCCGCCGAAGATCCTCGTGGTGACGACCTTCGAGAACGACGAGTACGTGTACGAGGCGCTGCGCGCGGGAGCGGACGGTTTTCTGCTGAAGCGGGCGCGGCCGGCCGAGATCGTGCACGCGGTGCGGCTGGTCGCCGAGGGCGAGTCCCTGCTGTTCCCGGCCTCGGTACGGCAGTTGGCCGCCGAGCACGGGGACGGCGGCGGGAACCGGGCGGCCCGCGCGGTGATGGAGCGGGCCGCGCTGACCGACCGTGAAGGGGAGGTACTCCGGCTGATGGCCCGGGGGCTGTCGAACGCGGAGATCGCCGGGCAGCTGGTCGTCGGGACGGAGACGGTGAAGTCGCATGTGAGCGCCGTCCTGGCCAAGCTGGGGGCGCGCGATCGTACCCAGGCGGTGATCGCGGCGTACGAGTCGGGGTTCGTGGCGCCGGGCTGA
- a CDS encoding sensor histidine kinase, with the protein MGRFLRPLSRGTTYTRLLHLWVPMLFESVWLFIDMRRWWMPALVLIPLGLIPAVRLGEGVQAQLLLAPGDRGGRNAAISAAPSATWGDRLRTVLWLEVRMALGAVTLGATVWLPTIAVDLVRSATGPAPVDNPLFRVSDPHWAYALLIPLTLLVLYGAVVGLGELITAVARGLLGPSAGERLAALEERTEHLLERTRIARELHDSIGHALTVAVVQAGAARAAGDPRFTDRALDAIEETGRAALEDLERVLGVLREAERPASSRPTLAEADRLLESARASGAKVEAEWSGPVESVPGPVSREGYRILQESLTNVIRHAGGVPVHVRIAVQDADVTLEIRNPLTTRPPGPGPGGGLRGSGLRGIRERAALLGGRARTGPADGDWQVHVELPLR; encoded by the coding sequence ATGGGCCGCTTCCTGCGCCCCCTGAGCCGGGGGACCACGTACACGCGCTTGCTGCACCTGTGGGTGCCGATGCTGTTCGAAAGCGTGTGGCTGTTCATCGACATGCGGCGGTGGTGGATGCCCGCGCTCGTGCTCATTCCGCTGGGCCTGATCCCGGCGGTGCGGCTGGGCGAGGGCGTGCAGGCGCAGTTGCTGCTGGCTCCGGGCGACCGGGGCGGCCGGAACGCCGCCATCTCGGCCGCGCCCTCGGCGACTTGGGGCGACCGGCTGCGGACGGTGCTGTGGCTCGAGGTGCGTATGGCGCTCGGAGCGGTGACCTTGGGAGCGACCGTCTGGTTGCCGACGATCGCCGTGGATCTGGTCAGGTCCGCCACCGGCCCGGCACCGGTCGACAACCCTTTGTTCCGGGTGTCGGATCCCCACTGGGCGTACGCGCTGCTGATCCCGTTGACGTTGCTCGTCCTGTACGGGGCGGTGGTGGGCCTGGGTGAGCTGATCACCGCCGTGGCACGCGGTCTGCTCGGCCCCTCGGCCGGTGAGCGACTCGCCGCCCTCGAGGAGCGCACCGAGCACCTCCTGGAGCGCACGCGTATCGCCCGCGAGCTGCACGACTCCATCGGTCACGCCCTGACCGTGGCGGTGGTGCAGGCGGGCGCCGCGCGCGCGGCGGGCGATCCGCGGTTCACCGACCGGGCGCTGGACGCCATCGAGGAGACCGGGCGGGCCGCGCTGGAGGACCTGGAGCGGGTGCTCGGCGTGCTGCGCGAGGCGGAGCGGCCCGCGAGCAGCCGCCCGACGCTGGCCGAGGCCGACCGGCTCCTCGAGTCGGCGCGCGCCTCGGGAGCGAAGGTCGAGGCCGAGTGGTCCGGCCCCGTGGAGTCGGTCCCGGGCCCGGTCTCCCGCGAGGGCTACCGCATCCTCCAGGAGTCCCTGACCAATGTGATCCGGCACGCGGGCGGCGTCCCGGTGCACGTCCGTATCGCGGTCCAGGACGCCGACGTCACCCTGGAGATCCGCAATCCGCTCACCACGAGGCCGCCCGGGCCCGGCCCGGGCGGCGGACTGCGGGGCAGCGGGCTGCGGGGCATACGGGAGCGGGCCGCACTGCTCGGCGGCCGGGCCCGGACGGGTCCGGCCGACGGTGACTGGCAGGTGCATGTCGAGCTGCCGCTGCGCTGA
- a CDS encoding ATP-binding cassette domain-containing protein, whose translation MTSIDVQDLTKEYGTGRAVDRLTFQVLPGRVTGFLGPNGAGKSTTMRLVLGLDRPTSGTATVGGRPYAALHEPLRQVGALLDARAAHGSRTARAHLRALAASNRIPDRRVDEVLEETGLASVARRRVKTYSLGMRQRLGIAAALLGDPPVVLLDEPSNGLDPEGIIWIRELLRRLAREGRTVLVSSHLMNETASFADQLVVLGRGRLLADLPMREFIDARVQPRVRVRTSDGAVLGALLARHGYEAAEAEDGRWTVRHARVADIGRLASDAGVSILELAAEEGTLEQAYLDLTAAEAEFTTPTQPQEA comes from the coding sequence ATGACCAGCATCGACGTCCAAGACCTCACCAAGGAGTACGGCACCGGACGAGCCGTGGACCGGCTCACCTTCCAGGTGCTTCCGGGGCGCGTCACCGGCTTCCTCGGCCCCAACGGCGCAGGCAAGTCCACCACCATGAGGCTCGTGCTCGGACTCGACCGTCCCACGTCCGGCACCGCCACCGTCGGTGGCCGCCCCTACGCCGCGCTCCATGAACCCCTGCGTCAGGTGGGAGCGTTGCTCGACGCACGGGCCGCCCACGGGTCACGTACCGCCCGGGCCCACCTGAGGGCACTGGCCGCGAGCAACCGCATCCCCGACCGCCGCGTCGACGAGGTGCTGGAGGAGACCGGGCTCGCGTCGGTGGCGCGGCGCCGGGTGAAGACGTACTCGCTGGGCATGCGGCAGCGGCTCGGCATCGCCGCAGCCCTCCTCGGCGACCCGCCCGTCGTGCTGCTCGACGAACCGTCCAACGGCCTCGACCCCGAAGGCATCATCTGGATCCGCGAGCTGCTGCGCCGCCTCGCCCGCGAGGGCCGCACCGTGCTGGTCTCCAGCCATCTGATGAACGAGACCGCGTCCTTCGCCGACCAGCTCGTCGTCCTGGGACGCGGCCGGCTGCTCGCCGACCTGCCGATGCGGGAGTTCATCGACGCGCGCGTGCAGCCCCGGGTACGGGTGCGCACCAGCGACGGCGCCGTGCTGGGCGCACTGCTCGCCCGGCACGGATACGAGGCGGCCGAGGCCGAGGACGGACGGTGGACCGTGCGGCACGCGCGCGTGGCGGACATCGGGCGCCTCGCCTCGGACGCGGGCGTCTCCATCCTCGAACTCGCCGCGGAAGAGGGCACCTTGGAGCAGGCCTATCTCGACCTGACGGCCGCCGAGGCCGAGTTCACGACCCCGACGCAGCCGCAGGAGGCCTGA
- a CDS encoding ABC transporter permease gives MPFAPALHAEWIKIRTLRSLVGGLLAVFLVTVLFSALAGLDSEGPDFDPLFSAFFGVNFGQIAAIAFGTTAVSAEFEGGALQVSLAAMPRRGRWFAAKAVAIGVPVLAVGLVTGFVSLAVGKAVLGAEASGLTWDEGLRGALGCALYLTLMALFAAGLAALLRSGVATLSVLVPFLLIVSFVVGGASGTAADLLPDQAGRLVLHETSDSVLGPWTGLAVTALWAAAALFAGAWSVRRRDA, from the coding sequence ATGCCCTTCGCACCCGCACTCCACGCCGAGTGGATCAAGATCCGTACGCTGCGGTCACTGGTCGGCGGACTGCTCGCCGTCTTCCTGGTGACCGTCCTCTTCTCCGCGCTCGCCGGGCTCGACTCCGAAGGCCCGGACTTCGACCCCCTGTTCTCGGCGTTCTTCGGCGTCAACTTCGGGCAGATCGCCGCGATCGCGTTCGGTACGACGGCCGTTTCGGCCGAGTTCGAGGGCGGGGCCCTTCAGGTGTCGCTGGCCGCGATGCCCCGTCGCGGCCGCTGGTTCGCGGCCAAGGCCGTCGCGATCGGCGTCCCCGTCCTCGCCGTCGGCCTGGTCACGGGGTTCGTGAGCCTCGCGGTGGGCAAGGCCGTCCTCGGGGCCGAGGCGAGCGGGCTGACCTGGGACGAAGGGCTGCGTGGAGCTCTCGGCTGCGCCCTCTACCTCACGTTGATGGCGCTGTTCGCCGCGGGACTCGCGGCCCTGCTGCGCAGCGGAGTCGCCACGCTGAGCGTGCTCGTCCCGTTCCTTCTCATCGTGTCGTTCGTGGTCGGGGGAGCCTCGGGCACCGCCGCCGACCTGCTGCCCGACCAGGCGGGCCGGCTCGTCCTCCACGAGACGTCCGACAGCGTCCTCGGACCCTGGACCGGTCTGGCGGTGACCGCGCTGTGGGCGGCGGCCGCGCTGTTCGCCGGGGCATGGAGCGTACGCCGCCGGGACGCCTGA
- the mug gene encoding G/U mismatch-specific DNA glycosylase, with the protein MTRFTPAELEAARDRLVPDVVADGLSVLFCGINPGLMTAATGHHFARPGNRFWPVLHLSGFTPRLLKPSEQGELLSYGLGITNVVARATARADELTAQEYREGGRLLGAKVERLRPRWLAVVGVTAYRAAFDDRKARVGPQERTIGASRVWVLPNPSGLNAHWTAATMAEEFGRLREAARDA; encoded by the coding sequence CTGACCCGGTTCACCCCGGCGGAGCTGGAGGCCGCCCGCGACCGTCTGGTACCGGACGTCGTCGCGGACGGCCTCAGTGTTCTGTTCTGCGGTATCAATCCGGGCCTGATGACGGCGGCGACGGGCCATCACTTCGCCCGCCCCGGCAACCGCTTCTGGCCCGTGCTGCACCTGTCCGGCTTCACCCCGCGGCTCTTGAAGCCTTCGGAACAGGGCGAGTTGCTCTCGTACGGCCTCGGGATCACGAACGTGGTGGCGCGCGCGACCGCGCGTGCCGACGAGCTGACCGCGCAGGAGTACCGGGAGGGCGGGCGGCTGCTCGGTGCCAAGGTGGAGCGGCTGCGTCCTCGGTGGCTCGCGGTGGTGGGGGTGACCGCGTACCGGGCGGCCTTCGACGACCGGAAGGCGCGGGTGGGACCGCAGGAGCGGACGATCGGCGCCAGTCGGGTGTGGGTGCTGCCCAACCCCAGCGGGCTGAACGCGCATTGGACGGCGGCGACGATGGCGGAGGAGTTCGGACGGTTGCGGGAGGCCGCGCGGGACGCGTGA
- the purB gene encoding adenylosuccinate lyase, which produces MTAPAKPRIPNVLAGRYASAELATLWSPEQKVKLERQLWLAVLRAQKDLGIEVPDAAIADYERVLDQVDLASIAEREKVTRHDVKARIEEFNDLAGHEHVHKGMTSRDLTENVEQLQIRLSLELMRDRTVSVLARLGKLSGEYAELVMAGRSHNVAAQATTLGKRFATAADELLVAYGRVEELLGRYPLRGIKGPVGTAQDMLDLLGGDAAKLAELEQRIARHLGFSQAFTSVGQVYPRSLDYEVVTALVQLAAAPSSLAKTIRLMAGHELVTEGFKPGQVGSSAMPHKMNTRSCERVNGLMVILRGYASMTGELAGDQWNEGDVSCSVVRRVALPDAFFALDGLLETFLTVLDEFGAFPAVVARELDRYLPFLATTKVLMGAVRAGVGREVAHEAIKENAVASALAMREQGAERNELLDKLAADGRIPLDRAQLDELMADKLSFTGAAADQVAVVVGRIEEIVKQHPEAAAYTPGAIL; this is translated from the coding sequence GTGACTGCGCCTGCCAAGCCCCGTATCCCCAACGTCCTCGCCGGACGCTACGCCTCCGCCGAGCTCGCCACGCTATGGTCCCCCGAGCAGAAGGTGAAGCTGGAGCGACAGCTCTGGCTCGCCGTACTGCGGGCCCAGAAGGACCTGGGGATCGAGGTGCCGGACGCGGCGATCGCCGACTACGAGCGCGTCCTCGACCAGGTCGACCTCGCCTCGATCGCGGAGCGCGAGAAGGTCACCCGGCATGACGTCAAGGCGCGGATCGAGGAGTTCAACGACCTCGCCGGGCACGAGCACGTGCACAAGGGCATGACGTCCCGTGACCTCACCGAGAACGTGGAGCAGCTGCAGATCCGGCTCTCGCTGGAGCTGATGCGCGACCGCACGGTGTCCGTCCTCGCCCGGCTCGGCAAGCTCTCGGGCGAGTACGCCGAGCTGGTCATGGCCGGCCGGTCGCACAATGTCGCCGCGCAGGCCACCACCCTCGGCAAGCGTTTCGCGACCGCTGCCGACGAGCTGCTCGTCGCGTACGGCCGCGTCGAGGAGCTCCTCGGCCGCTACCCGCTGCGCGGCATCAAGGGCCCGGTCGGCACCGCTCAGGACATGCTCGACCTGCTCGGCGGCGACGCGGCCAAGCTCGCGGAGCTGGAGCAGCGGATCGCCCGCCACCTGGGCTTCTCCCAGGCGTTCACCTCGGTCGGCCAGGTCTACCCGCGCTCGCTCGACTACGAGGTCGTGACCGCGCTGGTGCAGCTGGCCGCGGCGCCTTCGTCGCTGGCGAAGACGATCCGGCTGATGGCCGGGCACGAGCTGGTGACCGAGGGCTTCAAGCCGGGCCAGGTCGGTTCCTCCGCGATGCCGCACAAGATGAACACCCGCTCCTGCGAGCGCGTCAACGGCCTCATGGTCATCCTGCGCGGCTACGCCTCGATGACGGGCGAGCTGGCGGGCGACCAGTGGAACGAGGGCGACGTGTCCTGCTCGGTGGTGCGCCGGGTCGCGCTGCCCGACGCGTTCTTCGCGCTCGACGGTCTGCTGGAGACGTTCTTGACGGTGCTCGACGAGTTCGGCGCGTTCCCGGCGGTCGTCGCCCGTGAGCTGGACCGCTACCTGCCGTTCCTCGCGACCACCAAGGTGCTGATGGGCGCGGTGCGTGCGGGTGTCGGCCGTGAGGTCGCGCACGAGGCCATCAAGGAGAACGCCGTGGCCTCCGCCCTCGCCATGCGCGAGCAGGGCGCCGAGCGCAACGAGCTGCTGGACAAGCTCGCCGCCGACGGGCGCATCCCGCTGGACCGTGCCCAGCTCGACGAGCTGATGGCGGACAAGCTGTCCTTCACGGGCGCCGCCGCCGACCAGGTCGCCGTGGTCGTCGGCCGCATCGAGGAGATCGTGAAGCAGCACCCCGAGGCGGCGGCCTACACCCCGGGGGCGATCCTCTGA
- a CDS encoding DUF4326 domain-containing protein, which yields MTTVVINLKGRIHDFGPRLEDAPEDLVYIGRRWTMGHWDLPQHPLYNPFAPDTPTRKRDGTRAEVMAKYRAYLVEHPELLAQVPALRGRTLACWCAPELCHGDVLAEIADGAAPPS from the coding sequence GTGACCACCGTGGTGATCAACCTGAAGGGCCGCATCCACGACTTCGGCCCCCGGCTGGAGGACGCGCCCGAGGACCTGGTGTACATCGGCCGCCGCTGGACCATGGGCCACTGGGACCTGCCGCAGCACCCGCTGTACAACCCGTTCGCCCCTGACACCCCCACGCGGAAGCGCGACGGCACCCGCGCCGAAGTGATGGCCAAGTACCGGGCGTACCTCGTGGAGCACCCCGAGCTGCTGGCCCAGGTGCCGGCGCTGCGGGGCAGGACGCTGGCGTGCTGGTGCGCACCCGAGCTGTGCCACGGGGACGTGCTGGCGGAGATCGCGGACGGGGCCGCGCCGCCTTCGTAG
- a CDS encoding SGNH/GDSL hydrolase family protein yields the protein MQTNANHTSLVAIGDSFTEGMSDLLPDGSYRGWADVLAGRMAARTPGFRYANLAVRGKLIGQIVAEQVDVAAAMQPDVITLVGGLNDTLRPKCDMGRVRGLLEEAVERLAPSCKQLVLMRSPARQGPVLERFRPRMEELFACVDDLAARHGALVVDLYGAPSLADPRLWDFDRLHLTAEGHRRVAEAVWQTLGYEAEDTEWHTPMPATLPPGWAARRIVDVRFARQHLLPWIVRRLTGRSSGDGLPAKRAELLPYEGPAA from the coding sequence ATGCAGACGAACGCCAACCACACCAGTCTTGTCGCGATCGGCGACTCCTTCACCGAGGGCATGTCGGACCTGCTGCCCGACGGCTCCTACCGCGGCTGGGCCGATGTCCTCGCCGGCCGGATGGCCGCGCGGACGCCCGGTTTCCGCTATGCCAACCTCGCCGTGCGGGGCAAGCTGATCGGCCAGATCGTCGCCGAGCAGGTGGACGTGGCGGCCGCCATGCAGCCCGATGTGATCACGCTGGTCGGCGGCCTCAACGACACGCTGCGGCCCAAGTGCGACATGGGCCGCGTACGCGGTCTCCTGGAGGAGGCCGTCGAGCGGCTGGCCCCCTCCTGCAAGCAGCTGGTCCTGATGCGCAGCCCGGCCCGCCAGGGCCCGGTCCTCGAGCGCTTCCGGCCTCGCATGGAGGAGCTGTTCGCGTGCGTCGACGACCTCGCGGCCCGACACGGCGCACTCGTCGTCGACCTCTACGGAGCGCCCTCGCTCGCCGATCCCCGCCTGTGGGACTTCGACCGGCTGCACCTCACGGCCGAGGGGCACCGGCGGGTCGCCGAGGCCGTGTGGCAGACCCTCGGGTACGAGGCGGAGGATACGGAGTGGCACACACCCATGCCGGCCACACTGCCGCCGGGATGGGCCGCGCGCCGGATCGTGGACGTCCGCTTCGCCCGGCAGCATCTGCTGCCGTGGATCGTACGGCGGCTGACGGGGCGCTCGTCCGGTGACGGGCTCCCGGCCAAGCGGGCCGAGCTGCTGCCGTACGAGGGACCGGCGGCATAA
- a CDS encoding hemolysin family protein, producing MTAVQLLIGLLTLVVNAFFVGAEFALISVRRSQIEPYAEEGDRRARSVLWGLEHVSALMAAAQLGITLCTLVLGVVAEPAIAHLLEPVFHAVGVPAGAGHAVSFVIALTLATYLHMLLGEMVPKNIALAEPVRSALLLGPPLVTLARTLRPVIFAVNAFANGLLKLLRVETRDEVTATFSDDELARLVKDSVDAGLLDDRAQERLHDALELGRRPVRDVVLPLERVVYARVGITPEQLERLSAESGFSRFPVVDEGRRIVGYLHVKDALDATPRDVPFAVRDMRPIARVRETTPLDDVLTAMRGSRTHLAAVLGSDGRLAGMVTMEDVLRQLFGQPA from the coding sequence ATGACTGCCGTACAGCTGCTGATCGGCCTGCTGACCCTGGTCGTGAACGCCTTCTTCGTGGGGGCCGAGTTCGCGCTGATCTCCGTGCGCCGCAGCCAGATCGAGCCGTACGCCGAGGAGGGCGACCGGCGGGCCCGCAGCGTGCTGTGGGGGCTGGAGCACGTGTCGGCGCTGATGGCGGCGGCGCAGCTGGGTATCACCCTGTGCACCCTGGTCCTCGGTGTCGTCGCGGAGCCTGCGATCGCGCATCTGCTGGAGCCGGTGTTCCACGCGGTGGGCGTGCCGGCCGGTGCGGGCCACGCGGTGTCGTTCGTCATCGCGCTCACCCTGGCGACCTATCTGCACATGCTGCTGGGCGAGATGGTGCCGAAGAACATCGCGCTCGCCGAGCCGGTGCGCTCCGCGCTGCTGCTCGGCCCGCCGCTGGTCACCCTGGCCCGGACGCTGCGACCGGTGATCTTCGCCGTGAACGCCTTCGCGAACGGGCTGCTCAAGCTGCTGCGTGTGGAGACGAGGGACGAGGTCACGGCGACCTTCTCGGACGACGAACTGGCCCGGCTGGTCAAGGACTCCGTCGACGCCGGGCTCCTCGACGACCGCGCCCAGGAGCGCCTGCACGACGCACTGGAGCTGGGCCGCCGGCCCGTGCGCGACGTCGTGCTTCCGCTGGAGCGCGTGGTCTACGCGCGCGTGGGCATCACGCCCGAGCAGTTGGAGCGGCTCTCGGCCGAGTCCGGCTTCTCGCGTTTTCCCGTGGTGGACGAGGGCCGCCGGATCGTCGGCTATCTGCATGTGAAGGACGCGCTGGACGCCACGCCCCGCGATGTGCCGTTCGCGGTGCGGGACATGCGGCCGATCGCCCGCGTCCGGGAGACCACGCCGCTGGACGACGTACTCACGGCGATGCGCGGCAGCCGTACGCATCTGGCGGCGGTCCTCGGGTCGGACGGACGGCTGGCGGGGATGGTGACGATGGAGGACGTGCTGCGGCAGCTGTTCGGGCAGCCCGCGTGA